From the genome of Egibacteraceae bacterium, one region includes:
- a CDS encoding ribbon-helix-helix domain-containing protein — translation MQSPADGSLPDEVVRVLARDGPLPFEPLGEDPDDTAWDDELYALVDAVDPRGARECFPDEPTRRSRKPKPKGMNQLLGCAGAGARPHPGVRTGSYTSSMKTAVSIPDELFHKADELARRLRKSRSQVYQEAIAEYLLRRDRGAITQAMDEALENIEPAPDEWLTEAGRQALERSEW, via the coding sequence ATGCAGTCTCCAGCGGACGGGTCCCTGCCCGACGAGGTCGTGCGCGTGCTGGCACGCGACGGCCCGCTGCCTTTCGAGCCCCTCGGCGAGGACCCCGACGACACGGCGTGGGACGACGAACTGTACGCACTGGTCGACGCCGTCGACCCGCGTGGGGCCAGGGAGTGCTTCCCGGACGAGCCGACGAGGCGCTCGCGCAAGCCGAAGCCGAAGGGCATGAATCAACTGCTCGGTTGCGCCGGCGCTGGCGCTCGTCCTCACCCCGGCGTCCGCACAGGGAGTTATACTTCGAGTATGAAGACTGCGGTGTCGATTCCGGATGAGCTCTTCCACAAGGCGGACGAGTTGGCCCGTCGGCTGCGCAAGTCTCGCAGCCAAGTTTATCAAGAGGCGATTGCCGAGTACCTGCTCCGCCGTGACCGCGGGGCCATCACCCAGGCGATGGACGAAGCCCTGGAGAACATCGAGCCTGCGCCTGACGAGTGGCTCACCGAAGCGGGGCGACAGGCTCTGGAACGGAGCGAGTGGTAG